In a single window of the Elaeis guineensis isolate ETL-2024a chromosome 4, EG11, whole genome shotgun sequence genome:
- the LOC105042960 gene encoding putative ribosomal large subunit pseudouridine synthase SVR1, chloroplastic isoform X1, translating to MAEAKTTKKDKKKKNDNKPSTPSASSSSGSAPKYSKAARRFYNEKIREPQRLSKVLAAAGVASRRSCEELIFEGKVTVNGSVCTSPQTRVDVLKDSIYVNGNRLSKKLPPKLYFALNKPKGLVFILSVYKCADTGIFAQMARNQNRLSPYSMTISRVGLCFQNKTNPGIPKPRLFTVGRLDVATTGLILLTNDGDFAQRLSHPSSELAKEYIATIEGSVHKRHLLAISDGTQIEGVHCIPDFVELLPVQPDASRPRIRVVVHEGRNHEVRELIKNAGLQLHSLKRVRVGGFKLPSDLGLGKYVELEQPDIKLLEGNAQKST from the exons ATGGCCGAAGCCAAGACCACCAAGAaggacaaaaagaagaaaaacgaTAATAAGCCTTCGACACCATCAGCTTCTTCTTCAAGTGGCTCGGCACCAAAGTATTCCAAGGCTGCCAGGAGGTTCTACAATGAGAAAATTAGGGAGCCACAGCGGCTTAGTAAAGTTCTTGCCGCTGCTGGAG TGGCTTCCAGGCGGAGTTGTGAGGAGCTTATCTTTGAAGGGAAAGTGACTGTTAATGGGTCTGTGTGCACTTCCCCCCAG ACTCGGGTTGATGTTCtcaaggattcaatctatgttaATGGTAACCGTCTTTCTAAGAAGCTgcctccaaaattatattttgcgCTTAACAAGCCAAAAGGGTTGGTGTTCATTCTTTCTGTT TATAAATGTGCGGATACAGGTATATTTGCTCAAATGGCGAGGAACCAAAATCGGTTATCTCCTTATTCGATGACTATTTCAAGAGTTGG GCTATGCTTTCAGAACAAAACAAATCCAGGAATACCAAAGCCACGATTATTTACTGTGGGCCGCCTTGATGTTGCAACAACTGGCTTGATTCTTCTTACGAATGATG GTGATTTTGCTCAAAGGCTTTCTCATCCCTCATCTGAATTGGCAAAAGA atATATAGCAACTATAGAGGGGAGTGTTCATAAACGGCATCTCTTAGCCATTAGTGATGGCACCCAAATTGAAGGAGTCCACTGCATACCTGATTTTGTAGAGTTATTGCCGGTACAACCTGATGCATCAAGGCCTAGAATCCGAGTTGTG GTTCATGAAGGAAGAAATCATGAAGTACGCGAACTTATAAAGAATGCAGGACTACAG CTTCATTCACTGAAGCGTGTACGTGTAGGCGGATTCAAGCTACCATCAGATCTTGG GCTTGGCAAGTATGTTGAACTTGAACAACCTGACATCAAGTTGTTGGAAGGGAATGCTCAAAAGAGTACTTGA
- the LOC105042960 gene encoding putative ribosomal large subunit pseudouridine synthase SVR1, chloroplastic isoform X2, whose translation MAEAKTTKKDKKKKNDNKPSTPSASSSSGSAPKYSKAARRFYNEKIREPQRLSKVLAAAGVASRRSCEELIFEGKVTVNGSVCTSPQTRVDVLKDSIYVNGNRLSKKLPPKLYFALNKPKGCLKYKCADTGIFAQMARNQNRLSPYSMTISRVGLCFQNKTNPGIPKPRLFTVGRLDVATTGLILLTNDGDFAQRLSHPSSELAKEYIATIEGSVHKRHLLAISDGTQIEGVHCIPDFVELLPVQPDASRPRIRVVVHEGRNHEVRELIKNAGLQLHSLKRVRVGGFKLPSDLGLGKYVELEQPDIKLLEGNAQKST comes from the exons ATGGCCGAAGCCAAGACCACCAAGAaggacaaaaagaagaaaaacgaTAATAAGCCTTCGACACCATCAGCTTCTTCTTCAAGTGGCTCGGCACCAAAGTATTCCAAGGCTGCCAGGAGGTTCTACAATGAGAAAATTAGGGAGCCACAGCGGCTTAGTAAAGTTCTTGCCGCTGCTGGAG TGGCTTCCAGGCGGAGTTGTGAGGAGCTTATCTTTGAAGGGAAAGTGACTGTTAATGGGTCTGTGTGCACTTCCCCCCAG ACTCGGGTTGATGTTCtcaaggattcaatctatgttaATGGTAACCGTCTTTCTAAGAAGCTgcctccaaaattatattttgcgCTTAACAAGCCAAAAGG CTGTTTGAAGTATAAATGTGCGGATACAGGTATATTTGCTCAAATGGCGAGGAACCAAAATCGGTTATCTCCTTATTCGATGACTATTTCAAGAGTTGG GCTATGCTTTCAGAACAAAACAAATCCAGGAATACCAAAGCCACGATTATTTACTGTGGGCCGCCTTGATGTTGCAACAACTGGCTTGATTCTTCTTACGAATGATG GTGATTTTGCTCAAAGGCTTTCTCATCCCTCATCTGAATTGGCAAAAGA atATATAGCAACTATAGAGGGGAGTGTTCATAAACGGCATCTCTTAGCCATTAGTGATGGCACCCAAATTGAAGGAGTCCACTGCATACCTGATTTTGTAGAGTTATTGCCGGTACAACCTGATGCATCAAGGCCTAGAATCCGAGTTGTG GTTCATGAAGGAAGAAATCATGAAGTACGCGAACTTATAAAGAATGCAGGACTACAG CTTCATTCACTGAAGCGTGTACGTGTAGGCGGATTCAAGCTACCATCAGATCTTGG GCTTGGCAAGTATGTTGAACTTGAACAACCTGACATCAAGTTGTTGGAAGGGAATGCTCAAAAGAGTACTTGA
- the LOC105042960 gene encoding putative ribosomal large subunit pseudouridine synthase SVR1, chloroplastic isoform X4, with amino-acid sequence MGLCALPPRLGLMFSRIQSMLMVTVFLRSCLQNYILRLTSQKGWCSFFLFCLKYKCADTGIFAQMARNQNRLSPYSMTISRVGLCFQNKTNPGIPKPRLFTVGRLDVATTGLILLTNDGDFAQRLSHPSSELAKEYIATIEGSVHKRHLLAISDGTQIEGVHCIPDFVELLPVQPDASRPRIRVVVHEGRNHEVRELIKNAGLQLHSLKRVRVGGFKLPSDLGLGKYVELEQPDIKLLEGNAQKST; translated from the exons ATGGGTCTGTGTGCACTTCCCCCCAG ACTCGGGTTGATGTTCtcaaggattcaatctatgttaATGGTAACCGTCTTTCTAAGAAGCTgcctccaaaattatattttgcgCTTAACAAGCCAAAAGGGTTGGTGTTCATTCTTTCTGTT CTGTTTGAAGTATAAATGTGCGGATACAGGTATATTTGCTCAAATGGCGAGGAACCAAAATCGGTTATCTCCTTATTCGATGACTATTTCAAGAGTTGG GCTATGCTTTCAGAACAAAACAAATCCAGGAATACCAAAGCCACGATTATTTACTGTGGGCCGCCTTGATGTTGCAACAACTGGCTTGATTCTTCTTACGAATGATG GTGATTTTGCTCAAAGGCTTTCTCATCCCTCATCTGAATTGGCAAAAGA atATATAGCAACTATAGAGGGGAGTGTTCATAAACGGCATCTCTTAGCCATTAGTGATGGCACCCAAATTGAAGGAGTCCACTGCATACCTGATTTTGTAGAGTTATTGCCGGTACAACCTGATGCATCAAGGCCTAGAATCCGAGTTGTG GTTCATGAAGGAAGAAATCATGAAGTACGCGAACTTATAAAGAATGCAGGACTACAG CTTCATTCACTGAAGCGTGTACGTGTAGGCGGATTCAAGCTACCATCAGATCTTGG GCTTGGCAAGTATGTTGAACTTGAACAACCTGACATCAAGTTGTTGGAAGGGAATGCTCAAAAGAGTACTTGA
- the LOC105042960 gene encoding putative ribosomal large subunit pseudouridine synthase SVR1, chloroplastic isoform X3 produces MAEAKTTKKDKKKKNDNKPSTPSASSSSGSAPKYSKAARRFYNEKIREPQRLSKVLAAAGVASRRSCEELIFEGKVTVNGSVCTSPQTRVDVLKDSIYVNGNRLSKKLPPKLYFALNKPKGLVFILSVYKCADTGIFAQMARNQNRLSPYSMTISRVGLCFQNKTNPGIPKPRLFTVGRLDVATTGLILLTNDGDFAQRLSHPSSELAKEYIATIEGSVHKRHLLAISDGTQIEGVHCIPDFVELLPVQPDASRPRIRVVVHEGRNHEVRELIKNAGLQLHSLKRVRVGGFKLPSDLG; encoded by the exons ATGGCCGAAGCCAAGACCACCAAGAaggacaaaaagaagaaaaacgaTAATAAGCCTTCGACACCATCAGCTTCTTCTTCAAGTGGCTCGGCACCAAAGTATTCCAAGGCTGCCAGGAGGTTCTACAATGAGAAAATTAGGGAGCCACAGCGGCTTAGTAAAGTTCTTGCCGCTGCTGGAG TGGCTTCCAGGCGGAGTTGTGAGGAGCTTATCTTTGAAGGGAAAGTGACTGTTAATGGGTCTGTGTGCACTTCCCCCCAG ACTCGGGTTGATGTTCtcaaggattcaatctatgttaATGGTAACCGTCTTTCTAAGAAGCTgcctccaaaattatattttgcgCTTAACAAGCCAAAAGGGTTGGTGTTCATTCTTTCTGTT TATAAATGTGCGGATACAGGTATATTTGCTCAAATGGCGAGGAACCAAAATCGGTTATCTCCTTATTCGATGACTATTTCAAGAGTTGG GCTATGCTTTCAGAACAAAACAAATCCAGGAATACCAAAGCCACGATTATTTACTGTGGGCCGCCTTGATGTTGCAACAACTGGCTTGATTCTTCTTACGAATGATG GTGATTTTGCTCAAAGGCTTTCTCATCCCTCATCTGAATTGGCAAAAGA atATATAGCAACTATAGAGGGGAGTGTTCATAAACGGCATCTCTTAGCCATTAGTGATGGCACCCAAATTGAAGGAGTCCACTGCATACCTGATTTTGTAGAGTTATTGCCGGTACAACCTGATGCATCAAGGCCTAGAATCCGAGTTGTG GTTCATGAAGGAAGAAATCATGAAGTACGCGAACTTATAAAGAATGCAGGACTACAG CTTCATTCACTGAAGCGTGTACGTGTAGGCGGATTCAAGCTACCATCAGATCTTGGGTAA